The following proteins are encoded in a genomic region of Hydra vulgaris chromosome 05, alternate assembly HydraT2T_AEP:
- the LOC136080298 gene encoding uncharacterized protein LOC136080298 — MPRKYKRVTSRLKPDAHTIKAAVMAVESGSLPLRAAAQEYTTQEDELSIYLCQASNMHYGLGVRETKQFAYQYAIKNNIKVPENWKKSETARTEWFYLFLNRTKLSIHTPEATSLSRTTSFNRTNVDTFFKNLDSVQKRYNFSADCIYNIDETGLTTVHKPVKVIAGKGVKQVGQVTSAERGTLITMVGCNNGLGNFIPPFLIFPRVHFRSHMLKGAPTGTKGDANPSGWINIEIFLKWFDHFVEYGHPSKDHPLLLIMDNHKTHISIELMDKAKESNVVLLTLPPHCSHKLQPLDRSE, encoded by the exons atGCCAAGAAAGTACAAACGAGTGACAAGTCGGTTAAAGCCTGATGCTCATACAATAAAAGCTGCTGTGATGGCTGTCGAATCTGGCAGTTTACCACTACGAGCAGCTGCTCAAGAGTATACA acaCAAGAAGATGAACTTTCAATATATCTTTGTCAAGCATCTAATATGCATTATGGACTTGGTGTTAGAGAAACAAAGCAATTTGCATATcaatatgcaattaaaaataacattaaagtgCCAGAAAACTGGAAAAAGAGTGAAACAGCTAGAACTGAatggttttatttattcttaaatcgTACAAAATTATCTATTCATACGCCAGAAGCTACCAGCCTCAGTCGAACAACTAGTTTCAATCGCACAAATGTAGATACTTTCTTCAAAAACCTTGACAGTGTGCAGAAGCGCTATAACTTTTCTGCTGATTGCATTTACAATATTGATGAAACAGGTCTGACAACTGTTCATAAGCCAGTGAAAGTGATTGCTGGTAAAGGAGTAAAGCAAGTAGGACAGGTAACTTCTGCTGAAAGGGGAACCCTAATTACAATGGTGGGTTGCAATAATGGCCTTGGAAATTTTATTCCACCGTTTTTGATATTTCCTCGTGTCCACTTTCGTAGCCATATGCTTAAAGGTGCACCAACAGGTACAAAAGGTGATGCTAATCCTAGTGGATggataaatatagaaatttttttgaagtggTTTGATCATTTTGTGGAGTATGGACATCCTAGCAAGGATCAtccattacttttaataatggaCAACCACAAAACTCATATATCGATTGAACTGATGGATAAAGCTAAGGAAAGCAATGTTGTGCTCTTGACATTGCCACCCCATTGCAGCCACAAACTCCAACCACTTGACAGATCA GAATAG
- the LOC136080737 gene encoding uncharacterized protein LOC136080737, whose amino-acid sequence MEFNNLNQMLENSNAKVEMLCQQKRNLKKKLSRVKNNLSKTKETISFLSIENLTFLKSEVKELSEKVESLNKENIYLNGLLELLEDEKIVTFERGRYSNDIREVIMELLSLNVSMNKVNDVIKIVLKKLAKKGITKLPSVGTRSRFMSEALILAQLQVSEEMLHNIEKDTGNCLHGDGTTKYYRHYQNFQLTTKSGRMLSFGLSEMASGDAASILSSLTEMLYDICDILDTKDREKNFAKLICSFKTTTSDLGSVNPLFNSKFKEMRELLLPKVIEHWDSLTIEQKNEFKDMSNFFCKLHLLANFATETDKVLDSFEKIALSDAHENTFAFKSFESGVARLIRTACKAFHKRGSDEAGVAGYFNSFLNGKGEDRCMFASFLGNRFNILFYNGAALYYHSKSIKEFLCQWPNPNNLLKAVKEDISNILFLAESRALGIFDKLITGPLWRLIEEKKNILSMNKYLFRLKMKLSDLCKDASPMLNATPVFDPRDVEIHKDKLYEKLFEDTGNIEFDVLVQQSLEIISHAFLIILERQAIDQLPGGKYWNSDDQIQKAAENVPTTNKASESDFAILDLLIRTKPNAKIQTIQAYTMWYRNKTLAWLDAKSEEKRNILIETASHSVEKMKLKYKKRQVELISKKMSMLRIKKQLKADAEKKASLKKANIVNVLIQLKSQIWLTVEEAEDKSSKIDKNTLRKQVIRSQLDFYRYVMGAKCSLKLFFKTKVSGNKRIDLNSSELMENLVTIIRTCNLPPPEQKSCKTKKGPVFTDFIR is encoded by the coding sequence ATGGAATTCAATAACCTTAATCAAATGCTAGAAAATAGTAATGCAAAAGTTGAAATGTTGTgtcaacaaaaaagaaatctcaaaaagaaattaagccgtgtgaaaaataatttaagtaaaacaaagGAAACAATTTCCTTCTTGTCAATTGAAAATCTCACTTTTTTAAAGTCAGAAGTTAAAGAACTTAGTGAAAAAGTTGAAtcattaaacaaagaaaacatttatttaaatggtCTTTTAGAATTGTTGGAAGATGAGAAAATTGTAACATTTGAAAGAGGACGTTATTCAAATGATATTCGAGAAGTTATCATGGAGCTGTTATCATTAAATGTCAGTATGAACAAGGTCAATgatgttattaaaattgttttaaagaaacttgCAAAAAAAGGAATTACAAAACTTCCCTCAGTAGGTACAAGATCTAGATTTATGTCAGAAGCTTTAATTCTTGCACAGCTTCAAGTATCAGAAGAGATGTTacataatattgaaaaagaCACAGGAAACTGTTTACATGGAGATGGAACAACCAAATATTACAGACATTATCAAAACTTTCAGTTGACTACCAAAAGCGGTAGAATGCTATCATTTGGACTATCAGAAATGGCCTCTGGAGATGCTGCATCAATTTTGAGTTCTTTAACAGAGATGTTATATGATATTTGTGATATTCTTGACACAAAGGACAGggaaaaaaactttgcaaagttAATTTGTTCATTCAAAACAACTACGTCAGATTTAGGTTCTGTCAATCCACTATTTAACAGTAAGTTCAAAGAAATGAGGGAGCTATTGTTACCAAAAGTTATAGAACATTGGGATAGTTTGACAATTGAACAGAAAAATGAATTTAAGGAtatgtcaaactttttttgcaagttACATCTTTTAGCAAACTTTGCAACTGAGACAGATAAAGTACTagattcatttgaaaaaattgctcTGAGTGATGCTCATGAAAacacttttgcatttaaaagttttgaatctGGGGTTGCAAGACTGATACGCACTGCATGTAAAGCATTCCACAAACGAGGTAGTGATGAAGCTGGTGTGGCAGGATATTTCAATTCTTTTCTCAATGGAAAAGGTGAAGATAGGTGTATGTTTGCTTCTTTTTTAGGCAATagatttaacattttgttttataatgggGCTGCACTGTATTATCATTCTAAAtctattaaagaatttttgtgTCAATGGCCAAATCCTAATAATCTACTGAAGGCAGTTAAAGaagatatatcaaatatattatttttagctgaATCTCGTGCACTAGGTATTTTTGATAAGCTTATTACTGGTCCTCTTTGGAGACTTattgaagaaaagaaaaacattctTAGCATGAATAAGTATTTATTtcgtttaaaaatgaaattatcaGATCTTTGCAAAGATGCTTCTCCAATGCTCAATGCAACACCTGTATTTGACCCAAGAGATGTTGAAATACATAAAgataaactttatgaaaaactaTTTGAGGATACAGGCAATATAGAATTTGATGTCTTGGTGCAACAGTCATTAGAAATAATTTCCCATGCATTTCTAATAATACTTGAAAGACAAGCAATTGATCAGCTTCCAGGTGGTAAATATTGGAACTCAGATGATCAAATTCAAAAGGCTGCTGAAAATGTACCAACGACTAACAAAGCTTCAGAAAGTGATTTTGCAATTCTGGATCTACTTATTCGAACTAAACCAAATGCCAAAATTCAAACAATTCAAGCATATACTATGTGGTACCGAAACAAAACCTTAGCATGGCTGGATGCAAAATCAGAAGAAAAGCGTAACATTTTAATTGAAACAGCTTCTCATAGtgttgaaaaaatgaaattaaagtataaaaagcgACAAGTAGAgttaatttcaaagaaaatgTCAATGTTGAGAATAAAAAAGCAACTCAAAGCAGATGCAGAAAAGAAAGCATcactaaaaaaagcaaatatagtAAATGTGCTTATTCAATTGAAATCACAAATTTGGCTAACAGTAGAAGAAGCAGAAgataaatcttcaaaaattgataaaaatactttaaggaAGCAAGTTATTAGAAGTCAATTAGATTTTTATCGTTATGTAATGGGGGCAAAATGTTCATTGAagctgttttttaaaactaaagtttctgGAAATAAACGTATTGACTTAAATTCAAGTGAGCTGATGGAGAACTTGGTAACTATCATTCGCACATGCAACTTGCCTCCACCAGAGCAAAAATCTTGCAAGACAAAAAAAGGTCCAGTTTTTACCGACTTTATTAGATGA